A section of the Ensifer adhaerens genome encodes:
- a CDS encoding DUF1003 domain-containing protein has product MASTVETGGTGATDTSDGEAQLERNIRAILRRRSQQEQARTTQDRVAQGLTRFAGSMTFVYLHVAIFGAWIVTNLGILPGSPVFDPTFAVLAMVASVEAIFISTFVLISQNRMANRDDERDDLNLQISLLAEQEATHVLTLVSAIAERLGVSSNVDGDIGGLASPTTPEEVIVELERHKRKLED; this is encoded by the coding sequence ATGGCATCGACAGTCGAAACCGGGGGTACGGGCGCTACTGATACGAGCGATGGTGAAGCGCAGCTCGAGCGTAACATCCGGGCCATCTTGAGGCGGCGATCCCAACAGGAGCAAGCACGAACGACACAGGACCGTGTTGCACAGGGGCTCACGCGCTTTGCCGGTTCGATGACTTTTGTCTATCTACATGTCGCGATATTCGGAGCTTGGATCGTCACAAATCTCGGCATCCTGCCCGGCTCGCCGGTGTTCGACCCGACCTTCGCCGTCTTGGCTATGGTGGCCTCGGTCGAGGCCATTTTCATTTCGACGTTTGTGCTTATCAGCCAGAACCGCATGGCTAACCGCGATGACGAGCGCGACGATCTCAACCTCCAGATCTCGCTTCTGGCTGAACAGGAGGCGACCCATGTGCTGACACTTGTGAGCGCCATAGCAGAACGTCTCGGGGTCAGCTCGAACGTTGACGGTGATATAGGTGGACTTGCCTCTCCGACCACGCCGGAGGAGGTAATCGTCGAACTGGAGCGGCACAAGCGTAAGTTGGAGGACTAG
- a CDS encoding histidine phosphatase family protein: MTTTFLLVRHAAHDNLGSYLAGRTMDVSLGSDGRQQAVRLAERLTTDKVDAIHTSPRKRAQETARAIGAARGLFRMEIEEALDEVDFGRWAGESFRTLDSDPLWRRWNAVRSFARTAGGETMLDVEKRVMELIETLEEKRRGDTILLVSHAEVIKAAVCHVLGISTNASESFEIAPASVSTIVVGEWGAKILNLNERV; the protein is encoded by the coding sequence GTGACAACGACGTTCCTGCTCGTGCGCCATGCCGCACATGACAATCTGGGAAGCTACCTGGCGGGTAGAACGATGGATGTTTCCCTCGGCAGCGACGGTCGTCAACAGGCGGTGCGTTTGGCCGAGCGGCTCACGACAGATAAGGTCGACGCCATTCACACGAGCCCGCGCAAGCGCGCCCAGGAGACCGCAAGAGCGATTGGCGCAGCGCGCGGATTGTTTCGAATGGAGATCGAGGAAGCTCTGGATGAGGTGGATTTCGGCCGATGGGCCGGCGAAAGCTTCAGGACCCTCGACAGTGATCCGCTTTGGCGCAGGTGGAACGCTGTTCGCAGCTTTGCTCGAACGGCCGGTGGAGAAACCATGCTTGACGTCGAGAAGCGGGTGATGGAGCTCATCGAGACGCTCGAAGAAAAAAGGAGGGGCGACACGATATTGCTTGTGAGCCATGCCGAAGTCATCAAGGCGGCGGTGTGCCATGTCCTGGGAATTTCGACGAATGCCTCGGAGAGCTTCGAAATTGCGCCCGCGTCTGTCTCGACGATCGTTGTGGGTGAATGGGGTGCAAAGATCTTGAACCTGAACGAACGTGTGTAG
- a CDS encoding sensor histidine kinase produces MNRKSTEQIEALNERIASLENENALLRTESGQAAPVVDSKISDAAAFESARMRALLRGATDYAIIETDAEGRITFWNAGATTLHGWTEEEAIGQNMSLLFTPEDPRSGVPEGGEALADEVFEANRWHLRKDGSRFYAHERAIRSSGDQPPRFLRIVHDRTKELADEEQMQLILDSAVDYAIFTMDRGGLVTTWNPGAERLLGYQGGEILGQPGRIIFTSQDRETGEPEKEIAKALTDGRAENERWHVRKDGTQFWGSGLMLPLRAEGTPGFLKIMRDQTQRHRAEELNKTLIGELNHRVKNTLALVQVIVRETLKDSAAETEVRAQLDGRLLALASSHDILACKSWESADLAQVIRGSLRPFVAEDDFETRVNIKGRDVRLDSSLALCLGMGFHELATNATKYGALSVSGGRIEITWGDRVGGLSLRWKERNGPPVLPPTRKGFGSRLIERALSFQTGGAAQLLYQADGLRFDLSIPTTALKR; encoded by the coding sequence ATGAACCGTAAGTCGACCGAACAAATCGAAGCCCTCAATGAAAGAATAGCCTCGTTGGAAAACGAGAATGCCCTTCTACGCACGGAATCCGGGCAAGCTGCGCCCGTGGTAGACAGCAAGATCTCGGACGCCGCCGCCTTTGAGTCTGCCCGGATGCGGGCGCTTCTGCGTGGTGCAACCGACTACGCCATCATTGAGACCGATGCTGAGGGCCGAATAACATTCTGGAACGCCGGCGCGACCACGTTGCACGGGTGGACCGAAGAGGAAGCTATCGGTCAGAATATGTCGTTGCTCTTTACACCCGAGGATCCTCGCTCAGGCGTGCCCGAGGGGGGCGAGGCGCTCGCTGACGAGGTGTTTGAAGCGAACCGATGGCATCTCCGCAAAGATGGCAGCAGGTTTTACGCCCATGAACGCGCAATTCGCTCCTCTGGCGACCAGCCCCCACGCTTTTTGAGAATTGTTCATGATCGAACAAAGGAGCTGGCTGATGAAGAACAGATGCAGCTTATCTTAGACAGCGCCGTTGACTATGCGATATTCACTATGGACCGCGGCGGACTTGTGACTACCTGGAACCCGGGTGCCGAACGGCTCCTTGGATATCAGGGCGGCGAGATCCTGGGGCAACCCGGGCGTATTATTTTTACCTCGCAGGATCGCGAAACCGGCGAGCCCGAAAAAGAAATCGCCAAAGCCCTGACCGACGGAAGGGCTGAAAACGAGCGTTGGCACGTGCGGAAGGACGGCACCCAGTTTTGGGGTAGCGGCTTGATGTTGCCGCTCCGAGCGGAGGGCACGCCGGGCTTCCTCAAGATCATGCGAGATCAAACACAGCGCCACCGGGCCGAAGAATTGAACAAGACTCTCATTGGAGAACTCAATCATCGTGTAAAAAACACCCTCGCTCTGGTCCAAGTCATCGTGAGGGAGACGTTGAAAGACAGCGCAGCCGAGACAGAGGTCCGGGCCCAACTGGATGGTCGTCTCCTCGCGCTGGCCAGTTCGCACGATATTCTGGCATGCAAGAGTTGGGAAAGCGCAGACCTGGCCCAGGTAATCCGTGGCAGCCTTCGTCCGTTCGTCGCAGAGGACGATTTCGAGACCCGCGTTAACATCAAGGGGAGAGATGTGCGCCTCGACTCATCGCTGGCTCTTTGTTTGGGCATGGGCTTCCATGAGCTGGCAACTAACGCTACCAAATATGGGGCCCTTTCCGTATCCGGTGGACGGATCGAGATCACTTGGGGGGATCGGGTCGGCGGGCTGTCCTTGAGATGGAAGGAGCGAAACGGCCCGCCCGTCTTGCCGCCCACGCGCAAAGGCTTCGGATCGCGATTGATTGAACGCGCATTATCTTTCCAAACCGGGGGGGCGGCGCAACTTTTATATCAAGCTGATGGACTTCGATTTGATCTCTCGATCCCCACGACCGCACTCAAACGATAG
- a CDS encoding beta-xylosidase — MIEAAMIWNEPNNKSHWDPEVDPDWSRFAQMAKLACRAIGDVNPQLKRVLGGISPIDPHFLSLMKSYGVLDHVDAVAAHGFPLDWNLWQIQEWPQKLEELRVVTDLPLWVSEVGVSTFGAEEVQLWGLRKTAELLKGKVERLQWYSLYDLPRAWQATTRHREAEGSSYYRHFYMGLLREDGSPKLALEEFARNTPDMGLVQWFNFEDERLEDAVSWMKRLGVTYLRTGLSWADSFRPNALDWFDRQMSALEEFEVTITYCFTPEHRGLAPHHTSPPLVPEEFAQFCADMTTRYAPPSPPFGGNSRSTMAPNQPRE; from the coding sequence ATGATCGAAGCTGCGATGATATGGAACGAACCGAACAACAAGTCCCATTGGGATCCGGAGGTTGATCCGGATTGGAGCCGGTTTGCTCAAATGGCTAAGCTGGCATGCCGGGCGATCGGCGATGTGAACCCGCAACTGAAAAGAGTTCTCGGCGGCATATCGCCCATCGATCCGCATTTCCTGTCGCTGATGAAGTCATACGGGGTGCTGGATCACGTCGATGCCGTGGCCGCTCACGGGTTCCCACTCGATTGGAACTTGTGGCAGATCCAGGAATGGCCGCAAAAGCTCGAAGAGCTACGTGTCGTGACAGATCTTCCCCTTTGGGTGAGCGAAGTAGGCGTGTCGACGTTTGGCGCCGAAGAAGTTCAACTTTGGGGGTTGCGCAAGACGGCCGAGCTACTGAAAGGAAAGGTCGAGCGCCTGCAATGGTACAGTCTTTATGATTTGCCACGCGCCTGGCAGGCCACAACGCGACATAGGGAGGCCGAAGGGTCTTCCTACTATCGCCACTTCTATATGGGGCTACTTCGAGAGGATGGCTCGCCCAAGCTGGCACTCGAAGAATTCGCGAGGAACACACCTGATATGGGCCTTGTTCAATGGTTTAATTTCGAAGATGAAAGATTGGAGGACGCCGTTTCTTGGATGAAACGACTTGGGGTGACCTATCTGCGTACCGGGCTGTCCTGGGCCGATAGCTTCCGCCCCAACGCGCTCGACTGGTTCGATCGCCAGATGAGCGCTCTCGAAGAGTTTGAAGTAACAATCACTTACTGTTTCACGCCCGAACATAGAGGGCTCGCCCCGCATCACACAAGCCCACCCCTCGTGCCAGAGGAGTTCGCACAGTTTTGCGCCGACATGACGACGCGCTACGCGCCGCCTTCACCCCCCTTTGGCGGAAACAGTCGATCGACAATGGCGCCCAACCAGCCCCGCGAATAG
- a CDS encoding IS30 family transposase, with amino-acid sequence MSRRYSQLNLADRRRLFHFVERKVLIKEMARELGRHRSTIYREIRRNTFHDRELPDYSGYFPTVADDIRKERRQRLRKLVRHPQLRELVIEQLKALWSPEQIAGRLLADGVSAVRVCTETIYRCIYGKDDQALELYQHLSEGRRKRRPRGSRKPRDGTFPAACRISQRPDFIGDRSQFGHWEGDLLIFQRDLGNANVTSLIERKSRYTVMIKNHSRHSRPIMDKIIETFSPLPAFARQSFTFDRGTEFAGFRALEDGIGARSWFCDPSAPWQKGAVENINKRIRRFMPGDTDLAGVSQRKLIQLARHLNDQPRKCLDYRTPAEVFRAHLQEGG; translated from the coding sequence ATGTCCCGACGCTATTCGCAGCTGAATCTGGCCGATCGACGCCGCCTCTTCCACTTTGTCGAACGCAAAGTGCTGATCAAAGAAATGGCGCGCGAACTTGGTCGTCATCGATCGACGATCTACCGTGAGATCCGGCGCAACACCTTCCACGATCGCGAGCTGCCCGACTATAGCGGTTACTTCCCAACCGTTGCTGACGACATCCGCAAAGAGCGGCGGCAGCGTTTGAGGAAGCTCGTGCGGCACCCGCAATTGCGCGAATTGGTGATCGAGCAGCTGAAGGCACTTTGGTCACCGGAACAGATTGCCGGTCGTCTGCTCGCCGATGGCGTGAGCGCCGTGCGGGTCTGCACCGAGACGATCTATCGCTGCATCTACGGCAAGGACGATCAGGCGCTGGAGCTCTATCAGCATCTGTCGGAAGGCCGCCGCAAACGCCGCCCCCGCGGCTCGAGGAAGCCGCGCGACGGCACTTTTCCGGCTGCCTGCAGGATATCGCAACGTCCTGATTTCATTGGTGATCGTTCGCAGTTCGGGCATTGGGAAGGCGACTTGTTGATCTTCCAACGTGACCTGGGCAACGCCAACGTGACCTCACTAATCGAACGCAAGAGCCGCTACACCGTCATGATCAAGAACCACAGCCGGCACTCGCGGCCGATCATGGACAAGATCATCGAAACGTTCTCTCCCTTGCCAGCCTTTGCCCGGCAGAGCTTCACCTTTGATCGCGGCACGGAGTTTGCCGGCTTCAGGGCTTTGGAAGATGGTATCGGCGCGCGGAGCTGGTTTTGCGACCCCAGTGCACCGTGGCAGAAAGGTGCCGTGGAAAACATCAACAAGCGCATCCGTCGGTTCATGCCAGGCGATACCGATCTTGCAGGCGTGTCGCAACGCAAGCTCATCCAGCTTGCTCGCCATCTCAACGACCAGCCGCGAAAGTGCCTCGACTACCGGACGCCCGCCGAAGTGTTCCGCGCACATTTGCAAGAGGGAGGCTGA
- a CDS encoding inositol-3-phosphate synthase, giving the protein MPTKSIRVALVGIGNCASSFVQGLTFYKEAPDDEPVPGLMHATLGGYHIRDIKVSACFDVAAAKVGLDLADAVYALPNNTIRFADVPAAGVVVQRGQTHDGIGRYLRDAIRESTEAPVDVAKVLKQTETDIVVSYLPVGSEVATRWYAEQALAAGCGFVNCIPVFIASDRCWQRRFAELGLPLIGDDIKSQVGATIIHRLLANLFQDRGVRMDRTYQLNFGGNTDFLNMLERERLESKKISKTQSVLSQLSAPLASENIHVGPSDHVAWLADRKFAYIRAEGTTFGNVPLNLELKLEVWDSPNSAGVVIDAVRCAKLGLDRRLGGPLIAPSSYFMKSPPRQFTDAEARRLLEDFIAGDEDALQGASK; this is encoded by the coding sequence ATGCCAACGAAATCCATCAGAGTTGCGCTGGTCGGTATCGGCAATTGCGCCTCATCTTTCGTCCAGGGATTAACCTTCTACAAGGAGGCACCAGACGATGAGCCGGTCCCGGGACTGATGCATGCCACTCTCGGGGGGTATCATATCCGCGATATTAAGGTCTCAGCCTGTTTCGATGTGGCTGCCGCCAAGGTTGGATTAGACCTGGCGGACGCGGTTTACGCCCTCCCGAACAATACGATCCGTTTCGCCGACGTCCCCGCGGCCGGCGTTGTCGTTCAGCGTGGCCAGACGCATGACGGGATCGGTCGATACTTGCGTGACGCGATCAGAGAGTCCACAGAGGCACCCGTAGACGTCGCCAAGGTGCTCAAGCAAACAGAAACCGATATCGTGGTTTCCTACCTTCCCGTTGGCTCCGAGGTTGCGACGCGCTGGTACGCCGAGCAGGCGCTCGCCGCCGGCTGTGGCTTCGTCAACTGCATCCCCGTCTTCATCGCATCTGACAGATGTTGGCAGCGCAGGTTCGCAGAACTTGGGCTCCCCCTGATCGGAGATGACATCAAGAGCCAGGTCGGAGCGACGATCATTCATCGGCTCCTGGCGAACCTCTTCCAAGATCGCGGGGTGCGAATGGACCGCACCTACCAGCTCAATTTCGGAGGAAATACCGACTTTCTCAACATGCTTGAGCGAGAGCGACTGGAATCAAAGAAGATATCCAAAACGCAATCGGTCCTCAGCCAATTAAGCGCACCACTCGCATCCGAGAACATTCACGTCGGCCCAAGCGACCATGTTGCGTGGCTCGCCGACCGGAAGTTTGCATATATTCGGGCGGAGGGAACGACCTTCGGCAATGTTCCCCTCAACCTCGAACTCAAACTGGAGGTGTGGGATTCTCCTAATTCGGCCGGAGTCGTCATCGACGCGGTGCGCTGCGCCAAGCTCGGACTTGACCGAAGACTTGGTGGTCCCTTGATCGCGCCTTCCAGCTACTTCATGAAGTCTCCCCCTCGCCAGTTTACGGATGCCGAAGCGCGCCGCCTCCTTGAGGACTTCATAGCCGGCGATGAAGACGCGCTCCAAGGAGCGAGCAAGTGA
- a CDS encoding polysaccharide pyruvyl transferase family protein, whose product MPKMGVLTFHSCINYGSFWQAYCLVHGLRLFGANAWILDHRCERVRRAELRCALQPYRPIKSLPSDLPAYGAKVRKFARALDCLPLTTPFLLDEPQDLEAFDTIIVGSDEVWNLRHPWYGGCPIFYGDGLAARRITSYAATFGSHPSDCGIGSRWALRLKKFDAISVRDENSRSILERYVGREAAIVLDPCLLFPEVIARIDGARAAMRYAVVYGHSFPRWFQCGVRDWANARAYKLVSVGYRNDWADEHWLDADPFEFANCMAYASAVATNFFHGCVFALLNARPFACVLSDYRHNKIRDLTTLLGVEERIVSSRTLPTQYEAILDLPLGQAVSDRLRELRQQSWKYLGNVVQ is encoded by the coding sequence TTGCCTAAGATGGGCGTTCTCACGTTTCACAGCTGCATCAACTATGGATCCTTCTGGCAAGCCTATTGCCTTGTGCATGGCCTGAGATTGTTTGGTGCCAATGCCTGGATCCTCGACCATCGTTGCGAGCGGGTCAGGCGCGCTGAACTGCGTTGCGCCTTGCAGCCGTATCGGCCGATCAAGTCACTGCCCTCCGATCTTCCTGCCTATGGCGCAAAAGTGCGGAAGTTTGCCCGTGCGCTGGATTGTCTTCCTTTGACCACTCCGTTCTTGCTTGACGAACCGCAGGATCTTGAGGCCTTCGACACGATCATCGTTGGTAGCGACGAAGTGTGGAACCTCCGTCATCCCTGGTATGGTGGATGCCCGATCTTCTATGGCGACGGCCTTGCCGCGCGCAGGATCACTTCCTATGCGGCAACTTTTGGCAGCCACCCATCCGACTGCGGAATCGGCTCCAGATGGGCGCTGCGCCTGAAAAAATTTGATGCGATCTCCGTGAGAGACGAGAATTCCAGATCGATTCTGGAGCGATATGTTGGGCGGGAAGCCGCGATCGTCCTTGATCCTTGCCTGCTGTTTCCCGAAGTTATAGCGCGTATCGACGGTGCACGAGCCGCCATGCGCTATGCGGTCGTTTATGGCCATTCGTTTCCGCGCTGGTTCCAGTGCGGAGTTCGAGATTGGGCGAACGCGCGGGCCTACAAGCTTGTCAGCGTCGGCTATCGAAACGACTGGGCCGATGAGCATTGGCTAGATGCGGACCCCTTCGAGTTTGCCAACTGCATGGCATATGCGAGCGCCGTCGCAACCAATTTCTTCCATGGATGCGTCTTCGCCCTTCTCAACGCGAGACCGTTTGCCTGTGTTCTATCTGATTATCGTCATAATAAGATTCGTGACTTAACGACGCTACTGGGCGTGGAGGAACGCATCGTCTCCTCGCGCACGTTACCGACTCAGTACGAGGCCATTCTGGACCTACCTCTGGGACAGGCGGTTTCCGATCGCCTTCGCGAGCTGCGCCAGCAATCTTGGAAGTATCTCGGCAATGTCGTCCAGTGA
- a CDS encoding Coenzyme F420 hydrogenase/dehydrogenase, beta subunit C-terminal domain, translating to MSSSEPHRVDPERLALTPECIVRSGLCIGCGCCAARSMGGTMRYDRLGQIKPLAAGYVPGFGELCSFSPHASNEDDIASSLFQAPRFINPLIGRFEAAFVGHVREGRFRAHGSSGGMASWAAAELLKRGMVDGVAHVVPRLTPGVPLFEYAVSRSALEVCSGAKSRYYPVELSRIIREIRQRPGRYAVTGIPCFIKALHLLAKQDPLIKERLTFTLGLFCGHMKSARFAESLVWQMGEQMEGVAALDFRLKDTARPANWYAAHLRLRNGGVKRLDWWHLADGDWGAGFFQNSACNFCDDVVAETADISFGDAWVEPYSSDGNGTSVVIVRNPQIEELVRAAIAEGRLELREVDAEFVIRTQAAGFRQRREGLAFRLSWPRRGVIPKKRVMPKRGGLETRRMVIYWLRSSISEGSHRVFWLARSLNAPRIYLCWASSMLALYQGVAYSRGWLGAIVDRLFPPKGGEGGA from the coding sequence ATGTCGTCCAGTGAGCCTCATCGAGTTGACCCTGAACGCCTGGCGCTCACGCCGGAATGCATCGTGCGCTCGGGCCTTTGCATCGGATGTGGATGCTGCGCTGCGCGATCAATGGGCGGCACGATGCGCTACGACAGGCTCGGACAAATAAAGCCCTTGGCGGCGGGTTACGTTCCCGGGTTCGGAGAGCTTTGCTCGTTTTCTCCTCACGCTTCAAACGAAGACGACATTGCGTCCTCACTGTTTCAGGCACCAAGATTTATCAATCCGTTGATCGGTAGATTTGAAGCGGCCTTCGTCGGCCATGTGCGTGAAGGCCGCTTCCGCGCGCATGGTAGTTCCGGGGGAATGGCGAGCTGGGCAGCCGCGGAGCTTTTGAAACGGGGCATGGTGGACGGCGTTGCGCATGTGGTCCCTCGCTTAACCCCTGGTGTTCCGCTCTTTGAATATGCCGTCTCGCGTTCGGCTCTCGAAGTCTGCAGCGGTGCCAAGTCGCGCTACTATCCCGTAGAGCTGTCACGCATCATCCGTGAGATCAGACAACGGCCGGGGCGCTATGCGGTTACTGGCATCCCGTGCTTCATCAAGGCTCTTCATTTGCTGGCCAAACAAGATCCGCTGATTAAGGAGCGGCTGACATTCACGCTCGGTCTCTTTTGTGGACACATGAAAAGCGCGCGGTTTGCCGAAAGCCTCGTTTGGCAGATGGGCGAACAAATGGAAGGGGTGGCGGCCCTCGACTTCCGGCTCAAGGACACCGCCCGACCTGCCAACTGGTATGCCGCGCATCTGCGTTTGAGAAATGGAGGAGTGAAACGTCTCGACTGGTGGCATCTCGCCGATGGCGACTGGGGCGCGGGCTTTTTCCAGAACTCAGCCTGCAACTTTTGCGATGACGTCGTTGCCGAAACTGCCGATATTTCTTTCGGCGATGCCTGGGTTGAACCATATTCATCCGACGGCAACGGTACAAGTGTTGTGATTGTGCGCAATCCTCAAATCGAGGAGCTTGTTCGCGCGGCGATTGCCGAAGGACGTTTAGAGTTGCGAGAGGTCGACGCAGAATTCGTCATACGGACGCAGGCGGCGGGTTTTCGGCAGCGCCGCGAGGGGCTCGCTTTTCGCTTGAGTTGGCCGCGTCGCGGCGTCATCCCGAAGAAGCGGGTCATGCCGAAACGGGGTGGACTAGAAACCCGCAGGATGGTGATCTATTGGCTGCGCAGTTCAATCAGCGAAGGCAGTCATCGTGTATTCTGGCTTGCGCGAAGCCTCAACGCTCCGAGGATCTATCTCTGCTGGGCCTCTTCGATGCTCGCCCTTTATCAGGGAGTTGCCTATTCGCGGGGCTGGTTGGGCGCCATTGTCGATCGACTGTTTCCGCCAAAGGGGGGTGAAGGCGGCGCGTAG
- a CDS encoding type II toxin-antitoxin system HipA family toxin, whose protein sequence is MEVPSAAPARKNEKYIAKFSATNDTYAVVKAEYVAMRLAEVAGLNVAPVQLAKANGKDVLLVRRFDRERGKHGWARRAMASALTVLGLSEMEARYASYIDLAEIVRARFSQPQPTLRELFNRMVFNILVGNTDDHARNHAAFWDGSRLSLTPAYDICPQSRSGREASQAMLIHEGDKRSQIELCRLSAPSFLLSDKDARACIDGLIEGIRRAWGEICDEAELSRVDRTFFWRRQFLNDYAFDGYIDSAPVGL, encoded by the coding sequence ATGGAAGTTCCATCGGCGGCGCCCGCCCGAAAGAACGAGAAGTACATAGCCAAATTCTCCGCGACAAACGACACCTATGCGGTGGTAAAGGCGGAGTATGTGGCGATGCGACTAGCCGAAGTGGCTGGATTGAATGTGGCACCGGTGCAATTGGCAAAAGCCAATGGCAAAGACGTATTGCTCGTGCGCCGCTTTGATCGTGAACGTGGCAAGCACGGTTGGGCGCGACGTGCCATGGCCTCCGCGCTGACAGTTCTTGGGCTTTCGGAAATGGAGGCGCGCTATGCCAGCTACATTGATTTGGCGGAAATCGTTCGCGCACGCTTCTCACAACCACAGCCGACCTTGCGTGAGCTGTTCAACCGAATGGTCTTCAACATCCTCGTCGGCAACACGGATGACCATGCCCGCAACCACGCCGCTTTTTGGGACGGTAGTCGCCTCTCCCTGACGCCAGCTTACGATATATGCCCTCAATCACGATCGGGGCGAGAAGCAAGCCAAGCGATGCTCATTCATGAGGGCGACAAGCGGAGCCAGATAGAGCTTTGCCGGCTCTCCGCACCGTCATTTCTTCTCAGCGACAAGGACGCGCGGGCCTGCATTGATGGCCTGATCGAGGGCATCCGACGCGCGTGGGGTGAAATTTGCGATGAAGCGGAACTTAGCCGGGTCGATCGGACGTTTTTTTGGCGGCGTCAGTTCCTAAACGACTACGCGTTTGACGGATACATTGACAGTGCCCCAGTAGGACTTTGA